The following nucleotide sequence is from Pedobacter sp. PACM 27299.
CCAAGTCCGATAATACCACCTGAACATACTGAAATACCTGCTTTTCGAACATTGTTCAAAGTCGTTAGGCGATCGTCATAAGTTCTCGTACTGATAATTTCCTGATAATATTCTTTAGACGAATCAAGATTATGGTTGTAGGCGTACAATCCGGCTTCCTGTAATCTTTCCGCTTGTGCCTCATTGATCATTCCTAAAGTACAGCAAACCTCCAGGCCGATTTCATTGACCCCTTTTACCATCTCAATAATCTTATCGAAATCCCTGTTGTCACGTACTTCCCGCCATGCTGCAGCCATGCAGAAACGAGAAGAACCTGCATCTTTAGCCCTTTGAGCAATGGCAACAACATCATCCTTGTCCATCAATGCTTTCACGGTGATACCAGTATGGTATCTTGCCGCCTGACCGCAATAAGAACAATCTTCCGGACATCCTCCCGTTTTCACAGAAAGCAGTGTGCATACCTGAACCTCACTGGCTTTGTGCCATACCCGGTGTACCGTTGCAGCCTGGTAAACAAGTTCCAATAAAGGCTGATGGTAAATGTTTTCTATTTCCTGGATAGACCAGTCATTACGTAGGGTAGTATTAGTCATTTGATATTATGTTTATGGTTTTTGATAAGTCACTGATCCAGTTGTGGTACAATTGACTCTCTATTTTAAGAATATGTTCCGCATGGAATTCCCAATCCGCGGAAAAGCTTTTCAATTGAACAATCATTTCTTCCAAATGACCCTGTTCTTCTAAAATGATGGATCGCACACTTACTTTACTATTGTTTTTACTCAAAACATCCTGATAAATTGGATAAATCAGGTCCGCACGTACTTCAATGGCATAGGTAACCAATAGATAAGCGGCAAATTTCAGCGGTGTTCCCTGCAGATCCAGTGTGTTTTTCAAATAGCGGCTGGTCATCAGATCCAATTTGTTCAGGTAGTATTTACTACTATAAGGTGCCAATAGGTAGTCCGGTTCATAGGTAGGACAGGCTGCTGCATTTAACCGGGTAATTTGTTTTTTCAGATAGAAGGCATGACGGTGTTCTTCGGCCGCATGTTTTAAGACCATATAGGTCGATGTTTCAGGCTGTTCATTCGCAGAGATCTTTCTGGCCCCGATATTCTCTTGTAAAGAGAGGGTGTTGAGAAAACGCGCATGTACTTCATCATGGTTTACTATATGCTGTAACAGTTCTT
It contains:
- the bioB gene encoding biotin synthase BioB — translated: MTNTTLRNDWSIQEIENIYHQPLLELVYQAATVHRVWHKASEVQVCTLLSVKTGGCPEDCSYCGQAARYHTGITVKALMDKDDVVAIAQRAKDAGSSRFCMAAAWREVRDNRDFDKIIEMVKGVNEIGLEVCCTLGMINEAQAERLQEAGLYAYNHNLDSSKEYYQEIISTRTYDDRLTTLNNVRKAGISVCSGGIIGLGETHEDRIRMLHTLSNLEQHPESVPVNALARVKGTPLADLPKVDTWEMVRMIATARILMPKAMVRLSAGRAEMTTEEQSWCFMAGANSIFTSESEEMLVTPNPKLDDDRRMFELLGLKPMQKDRNSASTVNI